From a single candidate division KSB1 bacterium genomic region:
- a CDS encoding T9SS type A sorting domain-containing protein — MDRIDHSNGQFSFPYETQEQFITGNRINCWIVVEDSARNFSAVLNDVILFSAPLRIHSVLFDVDDPTDSLFSSSNTITLQINETSGIFQEVAFSESVAGLTNWTPVQTGEIFITQYEFISAESFFEGKLYVAARNSAGQFKLDSTSIIIDKLIPQLISIEIKANVPEGATSFTNREDVTVNIQATDLGLVKEIQITQDSTFSTFERYDVSSLNTGDYNASVQFDLTGGNGIKRIFVRVLDQAENVSLISSDEIIVDLDPLGLISNYPNPFNPNSEVTTLVIKSDGATEIELKIYDLFGNLVRELNAPTGIAYNQIVWDGRNGKGEMVANGGYICVVKVGKEVRMRKIAVMK; from the coding sequence ATGGACCGAATTGATCATTCGAACGGACAATTTAGTTTTCCTTATGAAACCCAGGAGCAGTTTATTACGGGCAATAGAATTAATTGTTGGATTGTCGTAGAAGACAGCGCTCGAAATTTCAGCGCTGTTTTGAATGATGTGATACTTTTTTCAGCGCCTTTAAGAATCCATAGTGTATTATTTGATGTGGATGACCCAACCGATTCTTTATTTTCCTCATCTAACACAATTACTTTACAAATAAATGAAACCAGTGGTATCTTTCAAGAAGTTGCTTTTTCAGAATCTGTTGCAGGTTTAACAAATTGGACTCCTGTTCAAACAGGAGAAATATTTATTACTCAATATGAATTTATATCAGCAGAATCCTTCTTCGAAGGTAAATTATATGTAGCTGCGAGAAATTCAGCAGGCCAGTTCAAGCTAGATTCTACGTCAATTATAATTGATAAGCTTATACCGCAATTAATTAGCATTGAAATCAAAGCGAACGTTCCGGAAGGAGCAACCTCGTTTACAAATAGAGAGGATGTGACTGTTAACATTCAGGCTACAGATTTGGGCCTTGTAAAGGAAATCCAAATAACCCAGGATTCAACATTTTCTACTTTTGAAAGATATGATGTCTCGTCATTGAATACTGGTGATTATAATGCCAGTGTTCAGTTCGATTTAACCGGGGGAAATGGTATCAAAAGAATATTTGTCCGGGTATTGGATCAAGCGGAAAATGTAAGTTTGATTTCTTCAGATGAAATTATTGTCGATCTGGACCCATTAGGTCTTATTTCTAATTATCCAAATCCATTCAACCCAAATTCTGAAGTGACTACTTTGGTGATTAAATCTGACGGAGCTACTGAGATCGAATTGAAAATTTATGATCTGTTTGGTAATTTGGTTAGAGAATTAAATGCTCCTACAGGAATAGCTTACAACCAAATTGTATGGGACGGTCGAAATGGTAAAGGTGAGATGGTTGCCAATGGCGGATATATTTGTGTAGTAAAAGTTGGAAAAGAAGTTCGTATGCGTAAAATTGCGGTTATGAAATGA
- a CDS encoding T9SS type A sorting domain-containing protein, producing MITKFWESIFKTSSHLKYLLVLMTIFVSNSVIAQVNIDFTTTGGFGNSFKVLLRYIVPLTMNVEEEELIKIEVDFSEDCDSLFLIIPDKPEFFTRWQDQRIAGPANQISGSILFKPQIDDGAQYIFKLIAGCIQANGKVYSDTFIVDLRVAPCIVNEPKFSGGTSNTISWIENKNLFDQYVSLIDPTNSGNVRKQFTSLRKSSNAGVVQTTFENLQHEVEYGYFIKGFKEDSTSVNSTTVISIQDAIPPDFLGSSSGMEGPNATVDLFWQIVEDATSFVRGFVIFRRMGMGSFVAIDSVFVSQDAPEDDFHFQDERDWGLIEGETFFYKVAAFDAGFNVGDGNELGPFVPDATTSPPPTFFWEQGFGFDFVPPEPHAPFPAQSSNEKPWSKKGTSNTVYLVNPKGKPGFEDLASVDFVRFQAVRDKSRFFDAEWQPGVQFFDTWISPWIPVDQFNGGLLFFNFDFTNSGTNDDSFIHGHFFKYRAQFRDKAGNRSEFSRSSSEERFIGAFQDVFPPGDISNLNIFVKLDSSVPGGGFIRLDWEAAGDSVSGVKAYTIHRKIGEDGEFKPIAIVNSTDGLVQSYPDTFANINTSTTVCYRISAEDNVGNKNDFNDSLREVCARAPLAPEIAFANGFTLFNNDLYTTKNAVIVNWTDFDTKDVEGMTLTVNGQTIVVDPKALEAVVQLAEGPNQIFANVQFANGIISPNSNTLEIIKDSTAPGSISLSVNNDPSPNGNMFLNWTNADDLLPVEYEIFRQEVNPNGNSLSKTSKIATFISLGVTSDTSFTDPYINADGSFLIAFQHYEYKVEPSDLLGNKTEASAATDEDYCNIAPQITSMSFNSDDIKIIWSFPEFSDSSFVPLDLTRFDIKLFRDGTLFREEFVIGKKMVIFQVDPGPEYCSIVRAVELQSSNLDSSALSNQRCTDTGKSIIPTNDILLTQAQPTDTTGIFVSWEFYFDNNFWDNNSRELVGFFRVIRVQINNSSETFEQDFFPGDPAYENLMYMDRTGLTPNADYVYQVIPFEKKVNDPPRFVPAGNAGADTANAKSNVKNFTDRVFIPKFNGLHVANPATGKKYFNINTKDSLRVEWLWLFEENGTERIAEFGDTRGAESVQVFLSNNPDFTNRPDFKQFTEIIELRRNLLTNIDQFYNTSTNDLTNPNRFNVFEGKSVFAKIMGFDRFGNSPDYPSSAELDGVDELILDNTLPSPTSLDFTITSSNDTSTAITLVDINFSWSKSTDDLAGLRDNEIQIFKMINGNQSGMTNGNQSQSNDVNESIVAKITNIPGGDSTALLKEFEILDEFFTQPLFFRIVPRDFADNINDSGEIKPFTFFSPPELISVERDSITNNVSVTWSKVQAADKYFLVFANQKSFFLFDLRDNPGNREIITANPNDPDIITKKIERIFNPDTTVFFRMFAIKGDIFESGWSNFFELLPSNQVGGGNNTTTDVEEIVGIPSTFALRQNYPNPFNPETTIEYDLPRSTQVEISIYNLAGKKIKTLIDHHQDAGNYRIIWDGRNDSNNLVASGVYLYKITTSEFQKVKKCLFLK from the coding sequence ATGATCACCAAATTTTGGGAATCTATTTTTAAAACCTCATCACATTTAAAATATCTTTTGGTATTAATGACCATCTTTGTAAGTAATTCAGTCATTGCGCAGGTTAACATTGATTTTACTACCACTGGTGGATTTGGAAATAGCTTTAAGGTTCTTCTTAGATATATAGTACCTTTAACAATGAACGTAGAAGAAGAAGAATTGATTAAGATTGAGGTTGATTTTAGTGAAGATTGTGACTCATTGTTTTTAATAATACCGGATAAACCGGAATTTTTTACACGCTGGCAAGATCAGAGAATTGCCGGACCTGCTAACCAAATTTCTGGTTCAATTCTCTTTAAACCTCAGATTGATGATGGAGCTCAATATATATTTAAGTTAATTGCAGGATGTATTCAGGCAAATGGAAAAGTATATTCAGATACTTTCATAGTAGATTTAAGAGTTGCACCTTGCATTGTTAATGAACCAAAATTTTCAGGGGGGACATCAAATACAATCTCGTGGATTGAGAATAAAAATCTATTTGACCAATATGTATCTTTGATTGATCCTACCAATTCAGGAAACGTTAGAAAACAGTTTACTAGTCTTAGAAAATCATCAAATGCAGGTGTAGTACAAACCACCTTTGAAAATCTTCAACATGAAGTTGAATATGGATATTTCATTAAAGGCTTCAAAGAAGATAGTACTTCTGTAAATTCTACTACAGTTATTAGTATTCAAGATGCAATACCTCCTGACTTTTTAGGCAGTTCTTCCGGAATGGAAGGACCTAACGCTACAGTCGACTTGTTTTGGCAGATAGTCGAAGATGCAACCAGCTTTGTGAGAGGATTTGTTATTTTTCGACGAATGGGTATGGGAAGCTTTGTTGCTATTGATTCGGTTTTTGTCTCGCAAGATGCCCCGGAAGACGACTTTCATTTCCAGGATGAGCGTGACTGGGGATTGATTGAAGGGGAAACCTTCTTTTATAAAGTTGCTGCTTTTGACGCGGGCTTTAATGTTGGTGATGGAAATGAGCTTGGACCATTTGTGCCAGATGCAACTACTTCACCTCCTCCAACATTTTTCTGGGAGCAAGGATTTGGTTTTGATTTTGTTCCACCGGAACCCCATGCACCATTTCCGGCTCAAAGTTCAAATGAAAAACCCTGGTCCAAAAAGGGAACATCAAATACGGTCTATTTAGTCAATCCTAAAGGTAAACCTGGGTTCGAAGATTTGGCCAGTGTAGATTTTGTGCGTTTTCAAGCTGTAAGGGATAAATCCAGATTTTTTGATGCGGAATGGCAACCCGGAGTTCAATTTTTTGATACCTGGATATCACCGTGGATTCCGGTAGATCAATTTAATGGTGGACTCCTATTCTTTAATTTTGATTTTACGAATAGCGGCACAAATGATGATTCGTTTATTCATGGCCACTTTTTTAAGTATCGAGCCCAATTCAGAGACAAGGCCGGAAATCGATCTGAATTTTCAAGGTCTAGCTCAGAGGAAAGGTTTATTGGGGCGTTTCAGGATGTATTTCCTCCTGGTGATATTTCCAATTTAAATATTTTCGTAAAGCTAGATTCAAGTGTACCAGGAGGAGGTTTTATTCGATTGGATTGGGAAGCAGCAGGGGATTCAGTGAGTGGTGTCAAAGCTTACACGATCCATCGAAAAATTGGAGAGGATGGAGAATTTAAACCAATTGCAATAGTAAATTCAACGGATGGTTTAGTACAATCTTACCCCGATACCTTTGCTAATATAAATACTAGCACTACAGTTTGCTATAGAATTAGTGCAGAAGACAATGTGGGGAATAAGAATGATTTCAATGATTCTTTAAGGGAAGTTTGTGCCCGTGCACCACTTGCGCCTGAAATCGCATTTGCTAATGGATTTACGTTATTCAACAATGATCTATACACAACCAAAAACGCTGTTATTGTTAATTGGACTGACTTTGATACCAAAGACGTTGAAGGAATGACGTTAACAGTTAATGGGCAAACAATCGTAGTAGACCCGAAAGCTTTAGAGGCGGTAGTTCAATTAGCAGAAGGACCTAATCAAATATTTGCAAATGTTCAATTTGCCAATGGAATTATAAGTCCAAATTCAAACACTCTCGAAATTATAAAAGATAGTACTGCACCCGGATCTATATCCTTAAGTGTTAATAATGATCCATCTCCAAACGGAAACATGTTTTTAAATTGGACAAATGCAGATGATTTGCTGCCGGTAGAGTATGAGATTTTTCGACAGGAAGTTAATCCAAACGGAAATAGTCTTTCCAAAACTTCAAAAATTGCAACGTTTATATCATTGGGTGTTACATCAGACACATCGTTTACCGATCCATACATTAACGCAGATGGAAGTTTCCTAATCGCTTTTCAACACTACGAATACAAAGTTGAACCCTCAGATTTACTAGGAAACAAAACCGAAGCAAGTGCGGCAACAGATGAGGATTATTGCAATATTGCTCCACAAATTACAAGTATGTCATTTAATTCGGATGACATCAAAATCATCTGGTCATTCCCGGAATTCTCGGATTCCAGCTTTGTTCCACTAGATTTAACGCGCTTTGATATAAAGCTTTTTCGAGATGGCACACTTTTCAGAGAGGAATTTGTTATAGGCAAAAAAATGGTTATATTTCAAGTAGATCCTGGACCTGAATATTGTTCAATCGTTCGAGCTGTGGAACTACAATCCTCAAATCTAGACTCATCAGCTTTGTCAAATCAAAGATGTACTGATACGGGTAAAAGCATAATTCCAACTAATGATATATTGCTTACCCAAGCCCAACCAACAGATACTACCGGGATTTTCGTTTCTTGGGAGTTCTATTTTGATAATAATTTTTGGGATAATAATTCACGAGAGCTAGTAGGATTTTTTAGGGTAATTCGAGTACAAATTAATAACTCGTCAGAGACCTTTGAACAGGATTTTTTTCCGGGAGACCCCGCTTATGAAAATTTAATGTATATGGATCGAACAGGTTTAACGCCCAATGCCGATTATGTTTACCAGGTAATTCCGTTTGAAAAGAAAGTAAATGATCCACCACGATTTGTGCCTGCTGGAAATGCCGGAGCAGATACTGCTAACGCTAAAAGTAACGTTAAAAATTTCACAGACAGAGTATTTATTCCAAAATTCAATGGTTTGCATGTTGCCAATCCAGCAACAGGGAAAAAATATTTTAATATAAATACAAAAGATTCTCTTCGTGTTGAATGGTTATGGCTTTTCGAAGAAAATGGTACAGAGCGGATAGCGGAGTTTGGAGACACGCGAGGAGCTGAATCAGTACAAGTATTTTTATCCAACAATCCGGATTTTACAAATCGTCCGGATTTTAAGCAATTCACTGAAATCATTGAACTAAGAAGAAATTTGTTGACAAATATCGATCAATTTTATAACACTTCTACGAATGATCTTACTAACCCGAATAGATTTAATGTTTTTGAAGGAAAATCTGTATTTGCTAAAATAATGGGATTTGATCGGTTTGGTAATAGCCCAGATTATCCATCTTCAGCGGAATTAGATGGTGTGGATGAATTGATACTGGACAACACACTGCCGTCGCCCACAAGCTTAGATTTTACGATAACTTCATCAAATGATACATCAACCGCAATAACTTTAGTAGATATTAATTTTTCATGGTCGAAATCCACTGATGACCTTGCTGGGTTGCGAGATAATGAAATCCAAATTTTTAAAATGATTAATGGTAACCAATCCGGAATGACTAATGGTAACCAATCCCAATCGAACGATGTTAACGAGTCTATAGTTGCGAAAATAACAAATATTCCTGGAGGAGATTCGACGGCCTTACTAAAAGAATTTGAAATTTTAGATGAGTTTTTTACTCAGCCGTTATTTTTTAGAATTGTTCCAAGGGATTTTGCAGATAATATCAACGATTCAGGTGAAATTAAACCATTCACATTTTTTAGCCCGCCGGAGCTGATATCGGTTGAGCGGGACAGTATTACAAATAATGTGAGTGTCACCTGGTCCAAAGTTCAAGCTGCGGATAAATATTTTTTGGTTTTCGCTAATCAAAAATCTTTTTTCCTTTTTGATTTACGTGATAATCCAGGTAATAGAGAAATAATAACAGCAAATCCAAACGATCCTGATATAATTACTAAAAAAATAGAACGTATTTTCAACCCGGATACAACTGTGTTTTTCCGAATGTTTGCAATTAAAGGAGATATTTTCGAATCCGGTTGGTCAAACTTTTTTGAATTATTGCCATCTAATCAGGTTGGCGGCGGTAATAACACAACAACAGATGTTGAAGAAATTGTAGGAATTCCGTCCACGTTTGCATTACGACAAAATTATCCGAATCCATTCAATCCGGAAACAACGATTGAATATGATTTGCCAAGATCAACGCAAGTGGAAATATCAATTTATAACCTTGCAGGTAAGAAAATAAAAACGTTAATCGACCACCACCAAGATGCAGGTAATTACAGGATTATTTGGGATGGCAGAAACGATTCAAATAATTTAGTTGCATCGGGAGTTTATTTGTATAAAATTACTACTTCTGAATTTCAAAAGGTTAAAAAGTGTCTATTTCTTAAATAG
- a CDS encoding non-heme iron oxygenase ferredoxin subunit has protein sequence MPKVIKVCEIQELTPGQVQSFQVEDKEISICRVNGNYYAFDDVCTHQYGSLSDGWLEEYTIECPLHGAQFDIRSGEVLCLPAVENINTYKVVIDESNVFIELI, from the coding sequence ATGCCGAAAGTTATTAAGGTTTGTGAAATTCAAGAATTAACACCAGGGCAGGTTCAATCATTTCAAGTCGAGGATAAGGAAATTTCAATTTGCCGGGTAAATGGCAATTATTATGCTTTTGATGATGTTTGTACGCACCAATATGGTTCATTGTCAGATGGTTGGCTAGAAGAATATACAATCGAATGTCCGCTTCATGGAGCGCAATTTGACATTCGTAGTGGTGAAGTTCTTTGTCTACCTGCAGTTGAGAATATTAATACTTATAAAGTAGTTATAGATGAAAGTAATGTTTTTATTGAATTAATATGA
- the sufB gene encoding Fe-S cluster assembly protein SufB, with protein MSTEQETIEQITKSEYKYGFTTDIETELAPKGLNEDIVRFISKKKDEPEFLLEWRLKAYRYWLEQKEPKWPNVKYPPIDFQDAYYYAAPKPQKQLDSLDEVDPKLLETFDKLGISLGEQKRLTGVAVDAIMDSVSVATTFHKELEELGIIFCSFSEAVQNHPELVRKYLGSVVPYTDNFYATLNSAVFSDGSFCYIPKGVRCPMELSTYFRINTANTGQFERTLIIAEEGSYVSYLEGCTAPMRDENQLHAAVVELFAHKDAQIKYSTVQNWYPGDKNGKGGIYNFVTKRGICLGENAKISWTQVETGSAITWKYPSVILKGDNSTGEFYSVAVTNNYQQADTGTKMTHIGKNTKSTIVSKGIAAGKSNNSYRGLVKVTKNASNARNFSQCDSLLIGDRCGAHTFPYLEINNSTAKVEHEATTSKIGDDQIFYCNQRGINTEDAIALIVNGYCKEVFQELPMEFAVEAQKLLAISLEGSVG; from the coding sequence ATGAGCACTGAACAAGAGACCATTGAACAAATAACAAAAAGCGAATATAAATACGGATTTACTACTGATATTGAGACCGAATTAGCGCCAAAAGGATTAAATGAAGATATTGTCCGTTTTATTTCCAAGAAGAAAGATGAACCGGAATTTTTACTGGAATGGCGCTTAAAGGCTTATAGATACTGGCTTGAACAAAAAGAACCCAAATGGCCAAACGTGAAATACCCACCAATTGATTTTCAGGATGCTTATTATTATGCTGCACCCAAACCCCAAAAACAGCTCGATAGCTTAGATGAAGTCGATCCTAAATTACTAGAGACGTTTGACAAACTTGGCATCTCCTTAGGTGAGCAGAAGAGGTTAACCGGGGTTGCCGTAGACGCAATTATGGATAGCGTATCGGTAGCTACAACTTTTCACAAAGAACTGGAAGAACTTGGTATTATTTTCTGCTCTTTTTCCGAGGCTGTACAAAATCATCCCGAATTGGTCAGAAAATATTTAGGTTCAGTTGTTCCTTATACTGACAATTTCTATGCAACCCTGAACTCTGCGGTTTTCAGCGATGGCTCCTTCTGTTATATTCCGAAAGGTGTTCGCTGTCCAATGGAATTGTCAACTTATTTTAGAATAAATACCGCAAATACTGGACAATTCGAAAGAACTTTGATCATTGCCGAAGAAGGTTCATATGTTAGTTACTTGGAAGGTTGCACCGCTCCCATGCGAGATGAAAATCAATTGCATGCTGCAGTTGTAGAGTTGTTTGCGCACAAGGACGCTCAAATAAAATACTCAACCGTGCAGAATTGGTATCCTGGGGATAAAAACGGAAAAGGTGGAATTTATAATTTTGTCACAAAACGAGGAATTTGTCTGGGAGAAAACGCGAAAATATCCTGGACTCAAGTTGAAACCGGCTCGGCGATAACCTGGAAATACCCCAGTGTTATTCTGAAAGGTGACAATTCCACCGGTGAGTTTTACTCAGTTGCAGTGACCAATAATTATCAACAAGCAGATACCGGCACAAAAATGACACATATTGGGAAAAACACAAAAAGCACAATTGTATCTAAAGGAATAGCTGCCGGAAAAAGCAACAATTCCTATCGAGGGTTGGTGAAGGTTACCAAAAATGCGAGCAACGCTCGTAATTTCTCCCAGTGTGATTCCTTGCTTATTGGTGATCGCTGTGGCGCACATACATTTCCGTATCTTGAAATTAACAATTCAACAGCTAAAGTAGAACATGAAGCGACCACATCAAAAATAGGTGATGATCAAATTTTCTATTGCAATCAGCGTGGGATCAACACAGAAGATGCTATTGCTTTAATTGTCAATGGGTATTGCAAAGAAGTATTCCAGGAATTGCCTATGGAGTTTGCTGTGGAAGCACAAAAGCTTTTAGCAATAAGTCTTGAAGGAAGTGTTGGATAA
- the sufC gene encoding Fe-S cluster assembly ATPase SufC yields the protein MLVIRNLEVSVENTKILRGINLEVNAGEIHAIMGPNGSGKSTLANVLAGREEYKVDAGEIIFKGKNLLDMKPDERAKEGLFMAFQYPVEIPGVNTTSFLKTALNEIREHQGLEKLDAMEFLDLIKEKMKLIHMDQKFLKRSVNEGFSGGEKKRNEIFQMAVLNPKLSILDETDSGLDIDALKIVANGINTLKREDNASIVVTHYQRLLNYVIPDRVHVLFDGRIVKSGDKDLALKLEERGYDWVREIAEETVV from the coding sequence ATGTTAGTCATTAGGAACCTGGAAGTCTCAGTTGAAAACACAAAGATTCTTCGTGGGATTAATTTGGAAGTAAATGCCGGTGAAATACATGCAATCATGGGGCCAAATGGATCGGGGAAAAGTACATTAGCTAATGTGCTCGCCGGCCGTGAAGAATATAAAGTAGATGCTGGCGAAATCATATTTAAAGGGAAAAACCTGTTGGATATGAAACCCGATGAACGGGCAAAAGAGGGTTTATTTATGGCATTTCAATATCCGGTGGAAATTCCAGGTGTGAATACAACTAGTTTTCTAAAAACTGCTTTAAATGAAATTAGGGAACATCAAGGGTTGGAAAAATTGGATGCAATGGAATTTCTTGACTTGATTAAAGAAAAAATGAAGCTTATTCATATGGATCAAAAGTTTTTAAAACGTTCTGTTAATGAAGGCTTTTCGGGTGGAGAGAAAAAGAGAAATGAGATTTTTCAAATGGCCGTGTTAAACCCCAAATTATCAATTTTGGACGAAACTGATTCGGGCCTGGATATTGATGCACTAAAAATAGTTGCGAATGGCATCAATACATTAAAAAGAGAAGACAATGCATCAATAGTGGTTACTCATTACCAACGGCTGTTGAACTATGTAATTCCGGATAGAGTGCATGTGCTCTTTGACGGTAGGATTGTTAAATCCGGTGATAAAGATTTAGCCTTAAAGCTGGAAGAGCGTGGTTACGACTGGGTAAGAGAAATAGCAGAAGAAACTGTAGTTTAA
- the sufD gene encoding Fe-S cluster assembly protein SufD: MDSKEWHLLNFEILEKTLNSKQNMPFHTIRKDALHKFSELGFPTVRDETWKYTSIKQILKHNFRWSSQSAVISEINIKKFKFKNIDQNVLVFVNGNFNKELSQIDSVNNGIVITNLADAFHNYGDLVNKYLSKTAKYDSEAFTALNTAYVHDGAFIHIPDGEIIKNPIHLLYISDSGSDIFHFHPRNLIIAGKNSQCHIIESYNHTSDNKYLCNLVTELLVQENANVEHIKIQDESETAYHISSSYITQGKNSVYTSINIDLGGALVRNNINILLNGEYCECNLFGFNLAHNKQHIDNHTLIDHAVANCNSNESFKAIIDDKAKGVFNGKVLVRQDAQKTNAFQSNKTLLLTDHATMNSKPELEIFADDVKCSHGATIGQLDEEALFYLRTRGISKEMANSMLQFAFAEDILENIKIDSVRKKLNNLIHDKFIS; the protein is encoded by the coding sequence ATGGATAGTAAAGAGTGGCATCTCTTAAATTTTGAGATTCTTGAAAAAACATTGAATAGTAAACAGAACATGCCTTTTCACACAATCCGAAAAGATGCCTTGCATAAATTTTCGGAACTCGGCTTCCCAACCGTTCGCGACGAGACCTGGAAATATACCAGCATAAAACAAATATTGAAGCACAACTTTAGATGGTCTTCTCAATCAGCTGTTATTTCTGAAATTAACATCAAAAAATTTAAATTCAAAAATATTGATCAGAACGTGTTGGTATTCGTTAATGGAAATTTCAACAAAGAATTATCACAAATAGATTCTGTAAATAACGGAATCGTTATCACAAATCTCGCAGATGCATTCCATAACTACGGCGATCTTGTTAACAAGTACCTCTCCAAAACTGCAAAATATGATTCCGAAGCATTTACAGCATTAAATACAGCCTATGTGCATGATGGTGCTTTTATTCATATCCCGGATGGGGAAATTATCAAAAATCCCATTCACCTTCTGTACATATCTGATTCCGGCAGTGATATCTTTCATTTTCATCCGAGAAATTTAATTATTGCCGGAAAGAATAGTCAATGCCACATTATTGAAAGCTATAATCATACCTCAGACAATAAATATTTATGTAATTTAGTAACTGAACTTCTGGTCCAAGAAAACGCCAATGTTGAGCATATAAAAATACAGGATGAAAGCGAAACCGCATATCATATCTCTTCTTCTTACATTACTCAAGGGAAAAACAGTGTTTATACATCTATCAACATCGATCTTGGCGGGGCATTGGTACGAAACAATATCAATATTTTATTGAATGGTGAATATTGTGAATGCAATTTATTTGGTTTCAATCTGGCTCATAATAAGCAGCACATTGACAACCATACGTTAATCGATCATGCAGTCGCCAATTGCAATAGCAATGAATCTTTTAAGGCGATTATAGACGATAAAGCCAAAGGCGTTTTCAATGGCAAAGTTTTGGTTCGACAGGATGCACAGAAAACCAATGCTTTCCAATCAAATAAAACACTTTTATTAACTGATCATGCTACTATGAATTCAAAACCTGAACTGGAAATATTTGCAGATGACGTAAAATGTAGTCACGGTGCGACCATTGGACAGTTAGACGAAGAAGCTTTGTTTTATTTACGAACGCGCGGAATCAGCAAAGAAATGGCAAATTCTATGCTGCAATTTGCATTTGCAGAAGACATCCTTGAAAACATAAAAATTGATTCTGTTCGGAAGAAATTAAATAACCTTATCCATGATAAATTCATCTCATAA
- a CDS encoding cysteine desulfurase — translation MDVERIREDFPILKQTVYGKTLKYLDNAATTQKPKAVIDTITKYYTTQNANIHRGVYHLSEVSTQAYEGVRVDVKNHINANSTKEIIFVRGTTEGINLVAATYGRQNIKPGDEIIISEMEHHSNIVPWQLLCEEKDAKLRIIPMNDDGELLVDEYAKQINEKTKLVALVYISNSLGTINPVTDFIRLAHENNIPVLLDGAQALPHIKVDMQELDCDFFLFSGHKVFGPTGIGVLYAKESFLEQMNPYQGGGDMIRSVKFEKTTYNDLPHKFEAGTPNIAGVIGLGTALKYVAKIGYENIEKYEKELLCYATNAISSLTSVKIIGTAKKKASVISFTIDNVHPHDAGTILDREGIAIRTGHHCTQPVMDRFKVPATSRASMAFYNTKEEIDALVAGIEKVIKLFA, via the coding sequence ATCGATGTTGAACGAATTCGCGAGGACTTCCCCATTCTTAAACAAACAGTTTATGGTAAAACTTTAAAGTATTTAGATAATGCCGCAACGACACAAAAGCCCAAAGCTGTTATTGATACCATTACAAAATATTACACAACCCAAAATGCCAATATTCATCGCGGGGTGTACCACTTAAGTGAAGTCTCAACACAGGCATATGAAGGTGTTAGAGTAGACGTCAAAAACCACATCAATGCCAATTCGACAAAGGAAATTATATTTGTTCGCGGCACAACAGAGGGCATTAATTTGGTAGCAGCGACTTATGGAAGGCAAAATATCAAACCAGGTGATGAGATCATCATTTCCGAAATGGAGCACCATTCCAATATCGTTCCCTGGCAGCTTCTTTGTGAAGAAAAAGACGCGAAATTGCGGATCATTCCCATGAATGATGACGGAGAATTACTCGTTGATGAGTATGCAAAACAAATTAATGAAAAAACAAAACTGGTGGCTCTTGTTTATATTTCCAATTCACTCGGAACCATTAACCCGGTTACTGATTTTATACGACTTGCCCACGAAAACAACATCCCGGTATTGCTGGATGGTGCGCAAGCATTGCCACACATAAAAGTCGACATGCAAGAGCTGGATTGCGATTTTTTCCTGTTTTCCGGACATAAGGTCTTTGGCCCGACTGGTATTGGCGTACTCTATGCCAAAGAATCTTTCCTTGAACAAATGAATCCTTATCAAGGCGGAGGCGATATGATCCGTTCCGTAAAATTTGAAAAAACCACTTATAATGATCTGCCGCACAAATTTGAAGCAGGAACGCCCAATATTGCCGGAGTAATTGGTCTTGGAACAGCATTAAAGTATGTTGCTAAAATCGGATATGAAAATATCGAGAAATATGAAAAAGAGTTGCTCTGTTATGCGACAAACGCAATATCAAGCCTTACCTCGGTAAAAATTATCGGTACAGCAAAAAAAAAGGCCAGTGTAATTTCATTTACAATAGACAACGTTCATCCTCACGATGCTGGAACAATTTTGGATCGGGAAGGGATAGCCATCCGGACAGGACATCATTGTACTCAACCTGTAATGGATCGATTTAAAGTGCCTGCAACATCCAGGGCTTCTATGGCATTCTATAACACCAAAGAAGAAATTGACGCACTGGTTGCAGGAATTGAAAAAGTAATAAAGCTATTTGCATAA